A single window of Granulicella sibirica DNA harbors:
- the queF gene encoding preQ(1) synthase, translating into MRTQNTGYTDDHAKSGLDHVFPSIDTWQNQFQGYEILIDDPEFTSICPKTGLPDFGILTVRYMPREHCLELKSFKEYLFHYRNLGIFQENIANQVLNDLVKATDPVWAVVKGDFRPRGGISTVVTATYPRPTDSKPS; encoded by the coding sequence ATGCGCACACAGAACACCGGCTACACCGACGACCACGCGAAGTCGGGTCTCGACCACGTCTTCCCCTCGATCGACACCTGGCAGAACCAGTTCCAGGGCTACGAGATCCTCATCGACGATCCCGAGTTCACCAGCATCTGCCCCAAGACCGGCCTACCCGACTTCGGCATCCTCACCGTCCGCTACATGCCCCGCGAGCATTGCCTCGAGCTCAAGTCTTTCAAGGAATACCTCTTCCACTACCGCAATCTCGGCATCTTCCAGGAAAACATCGCCAACCAGGTCCTCAACGACCTGGTCAAGGCCACCGACCCCGTCTGGGCAGTCGTCAAGGGTGACTTCCGCCCCCGAGGCGGCATCTCCACCGTAGTCACCGCCACCTATCCCCGCCCCACCGACTCCAAGCCTTCCTAA